The Neodiprion fabricii isolate iyNeoFabr1 chromosome 4, iyNeoFabr1.1, whole genome shotgun sequence genome window below encodes:
- the LOC124181466 gene encoding dnaJ homolog subfamily C member 3: MFQYWLILVVLERSLDAALSVSQAEIDRHLELGREFLARGQLQDALSHYHAAVEGDPNNYLTYYKRGTVYLALGKAKFALFDLDKVLELKPDFHAARLQRGNVLLKQAELDAAEVDFHNVLAFDPSNEDALNGLYKLSPVREDIQLAEVLSQSGDYPAVIQLINRIIEVCPWASHLRELRAESHAALGDYMNAVSDIRSTTKLLADNTQGYFKLSSLLYRLGQVDESLKEIRECLKLDPEHKQCFPHYKKVKKIAKFINDAETSEEAKDYESCIDGSKRVLKNEPHVQNVRFLAAQLLCRCHLGNNDPAKAIENCHDALEIQRDPGLFCDRAEAYIAAEQYDDAIRDFKEALEIDPNLQRAKDGVQRAQRLQKQSESRDYYKILSVPRTASKKEIVKAYRKAAQKWHPDNFQEGEEKKRAEKKFIDIAAAKEVLTDPEKRAKFDQGEDPLDPESGRQQGFNPFHEFSHFARPHGSPFQFKFHFP, from the exons ATGTTTCAATATTGGCTGATACTGGTTGTATTAGAACGGTCCTTAGATG CTGCTCTGAGCGTTTCTCAGGCCGAGATTGACAGGCATTTAGAACTAGGGAGGGAATTTTTAGCCAGAGGTCAACTGCAAGATGCCTTGTCCCATTATCATGCCGCAGTGG AGGGTGATCCGAATAACTACCtcacatattacaaaagaggTACGGTGTACTTAGCCCTCGGTAAAGCAAAGTTCGCCTTATTTGATTTGGACAAAGTTTTGGAATTGAAGCCTGATTTTCATGCCGCTAGATTACAGCGTGGTAACGTGTTGTTGAAACAGGCCGAATTAGATGCAGCTGAAGTCGACTTTCATAATGTG CTGGCATTTGATCCGTCGAACGAAGATGCTTTGAATGGGTTGTACAAATTATCTCCAGTCAGGGAGGATATTCAGCTGGCTGAAGTGTTATCACAAAGTGGTGATTATCCAGCAGTTATTCAGTTGATAAATCGAATAATAGAAGTTTGCCCTTGGGCATCGCACCTTCGGGAACTGAGAGCCGAGAGCCATGCAGCATTAGGTGATTACATGAACGCTGTTTCTGATATACGATCGACGACAAAACTTTTGGCCGACAATACTCAGGGATACTTCAAGCTCTCTTCGCTATTGTATCGCCTAGGCCAAGTCGACGAGTCTCTCAA GGAAATTCGGGAGTGCTTAAAGTTGGATCCGGAACACAAACAGTGCTTTCCACATTACAAAAAAGTCAAGAAGATTGCGAAGTTTATAAACGATGCAGAGACATCTGAAGAGGCTAAAGATTATGAAAGTTGCATTGACGGAAGTAAGCGTGTTCTCAAAAATGAACCGCACGTACAAAATGTGCGTTTTCTAGCTGCCCAATTGCTCTGCCGATGTCATCTTGGTAACAATGATCCTGCTAAAGCTATAGAAAATTGTCACGACGCTCTCGAGATCCAACGAGACCCAGGCCTATTCTGTGATAGGGCAGAAGCCTACATTGCTGCTGAACAATATGACGATG CGATCAGGGATTTCAAAGAGGCACTGGAAATAGATCCAAATTTGCAAAGAGCTAAGGATGGTGTTCAGAGAGCGCAGAGATTGCAAAAGCAATCAGAATCCCGAGACTACTACAAAATCCTTTCAGTTCCAAGAACCGCCTCCAAAAAGGAAATCGTCAAAGCTTATAGAAAGGCGGCTCAAAAATGGCATCCTGATAACTTCCAAGAAGGGGAAGAGAAGAAGCGTGCAGAGAAAAAGTTCATTGACATCGCTGCAGCTAAAGAAGTATTGACTGATCCTGAAAAACGTGCAAAGTTTGATCAGGGCGAGGATCCGCTAGATCCTGAATCTGGACGACAACAAGGATTCAATCCCTTCCACGAATTTTCACACTTCGCACGCCCTCACGGCTCACCCTTCCAATTCAAGTTCCACTTCCCTTAG
- the LOC124181463 gene encoding dynein regulatory complex protein 9-like, translated as MNAVTKTAKSSNVENQTKARTQQRNSYTQQRHSSSNALAKISAVTADQRRASEVGQATISSVRKHEQLAEDTRRKSAHMAVTNVMRISGSELEPNLQNYEETQSGQLEKSYKKETNEQKRVMVQEVPRDEQETTDDLIAKSKPRMQPFVGKAEPVASDIECTTPGSRRTIGNKGSSSDANVKSLTMDHQTAITLSSLEAASFYCVLQECLDFLSILRYVIPAEIDERWDERYKTIAELYGVPDEPKMIFREDMGLLPVIPSVAEKIQRDRTYAYEILRRTTSNIRENKTFESLELVIEDIVKTQEGERELQINWELWTEQAKQLQDLVDYDKLEFDDTRKQRIEMVRKVNADVDNSIFLNGSQLGYVERWEDAQLEKQELKLAQKEGELLSLKANCEKLEKADQIVSGEVRTYLEANTREMEDEIISWTSQYIEELERREQEMTELKDHIEGQLVELEELSLLRDARQVFIDEVLAEKERARKEEEYWREIHRVATLIQAQWRGYMVRKQIGPFKGLRARLKKRKGKGGKAQKMAGKGRKKPRTSPSKKKK; from the exons ATGAATGCGGTAACCAAG ACAGCAAAGTCTTCCAACGTGGAAAACCAGACCAAGGCGAGAACGCAGCAAAGAAATTCGTACACCCAGCAAAGGCACAGCTCGAGCAATGCCCTGGCAAAAATATCGGCCGTAACAGCCGATCAGCGACGAGCTTCAGAAGTCGGACAGGCGACTATTTCTTCGGTACGAAAACACGAGCAGCTGGCCGAAGACACGCGGAGGAAGTCCGCCCATATGGCGGTGACTAACGTCATGAGGATTTCCGGCAGCGAATTGGAACCCAACCTGCAG AATTACGAGGAAACGCAAAGTGGGCAGTTGGAAAAAtcttacaaaaaagaaactaacgaACAGAAACGGGTAATGGTTCAAGAAGTTCCGAGGGATGAACAAGAGACAACTGATGATCTTATCGCCAAGAGTAAACCGCGAATGCAACCGTTTGTGGGCAAGGCGGAACCGGTC GCGTCAGATATCGAGTGTACGACACCAGGCAGCCGGCGGACGATCGGTAACAAAGGTTCATCGAGCGACGCGAACGTGAAGAGTTTGACGATGGATCACCAAACGGCGATAACATTATCCAGCCTGGAAGCGGCCAGTTTTTACTGCGTTCTACAGGAATGTCTCGATTTCCTGAGCATCCTGCGCTACGTGATCCCGGCTGAGATTGACGAGCGTTGGGACGAGCGTTACAAGACGATCGCGGAACTTTACGGCGTGCCGGATGAGCCGAAAATGATATTTCGCGAGGACATGGGACTTCTGCCTGTGATACCCAGCGTTGCGGAAAAGATTCAGCGCGACAG GACTTACGCGTACGAAATTCTGAGGAGGACGACCAGTAACATCAGGGAGAATAAAACGTTCGAATCTCTGGAACTGGTTATCGAAGACATTGTTAAAACTCAAGAGGGAGAACGAGAATTGCAAATAAACTGGGAGCTTTGGACGGAGCAGGCCAAACAACTGCAAGATCTCGTGGACTATGATAAACTAGAATTTGACGATACGCGGAAGCAACGAATCGAGATGGTTCGGAAGGTCAACGCCGACGTGGACAACTCGATATTTCTCAACGGATCTCAACTTG GATACGTGGAGAGATGGGAAGACGCTCAACTTGAAAAGCAGGAATTGAAGCTGGCGCAGAAAGAAGGCGAATTGCTGAGCCTCAAGGcaaactgtgaaaaattggaaaaggCTGATCAGATAGTATCGGGTGAAGTGCGAACTTATCTCGAGGCAAACACTCGGGAAATGGAAGATGAGATTATATCTTGGACAAGCCAATACATCGAGGAGCTTGAAAGACGAGAACAGGAAATGACTGAACTAAAG GATCACATCGAAGGTCAATTAGTTGAACTAGAGGAACTGAGTTTGTTGAGAGACGCGAGGCAAGTTTTCATCGACGAAGTACTAGCGGAAAAGGAGCGAGCTAGAAAGGAAGAGGAATACTGGCGAGAAATTCATCGGGTCGCCACCCTCATTCAGGCACAGTGGAGGGGGTACATGGTTCGAAAACAAATCGGCCCCTTCAAAGGGCTCCGAGCACGATTAAAAAAACGCAAAGGCAAGGGTGGCAAAGCCCAGAAGATGGCTGGAAAAGGACGTAAGAAGCCTAGGACTTCGCcctcgaaaaagaaaaaataa
- the LOC124181488 gene encoding balbiani ring protein 3-like isoform X2, with the protein MYDCRQGSRGLKHTIMNSICRPYERHVDLKPLPGFRFIPPTVSIKRCDGHCLAGLSCVPVSKRLVDVHVQVKRLNQVYGQPIMMCGVVKVEEHDQCRCKCQRTAKDCNDRQDYNVDSCSCDCKNGNQEKEDCERQMGKTWNDDECSCNCNELEVLCTNGQYWDEKQCKCVQ; encoded by the exons ATGTAtg ATTGCCGCCAAGGTAGTCGTGGTTTGAAGCATACCATTATGAACAGCATCTGCAGACCTTACGAACGACACGTTGATCTGAAACCCTTGCCAGGGTTTCGCTTCATACCGCCAACAGTTTCCATTAAACGATGTGACGGGCACTGCCTCGCCGGTTTATCATGTGTACCCGTGTCGAAAAGGCTGGTTGACGTTCATGTTCAAGTAAAACGTTTGAACCAAGTATATGGCCAGCCGATAATGATGTGCGGTGTCGTGAAAGTCGAGGAACATGACCAGTGCAG GTGTAAATGTCAACGGACGGCGAAGGATTGCAACGATCGACAAGATTACAATGTGGACAGTTGTAGCTGTGACTGCAAGAATGGAAATCAGGAAAAGGAGGATTGCGAACGTCAAATGGGAAAGACATGGAACGACGACGAATGCTCCTGCAATTGCAACGAATTGGAAGTCCTCTGTACGAATGGCCAATACTGGGACGAAAAACAGTGCAA ATGTGTTCAATGA
- the LOC124181488 gene encoding vascular endothelial growth factor A-like isoform X1 has protein sequence MNFASFVLCIFVALLAIAQSERILSNRSADYDVHNEINCRQGSRGLKHTIMNSICRPYERHVDLKPLPGFRFIPPTVSIKRCDGHCLAGLSCVPVSKRLVDVHVQVKRLNQVYGQPIMMCGVVKVEEHDQCRCKCQRTAKDCNDRQDYNVDSCSCDCKNGNQEKEDCERQMGKTWNDDECSCNCNELEVLCTNGQYWDEKQCKCVQ, from the exons ATGAACTTTGCTTCGTTCGTTCTCTGCATTTTCGTCGCGTTGTTGGCAATCGCCCAAAGTGAAAGAATCCTGTCTAACCGCAGCGCAGATTATGATGTTCATAACGAAATTA ATTGCCGCCAAGGTAGTCGTGGTTTGAAGCATACCATTATGAACAGCATCTGCAGACCTTACGAACGACACGTTGATCTGAAACCCTTGCCAGGGTTTCGCTTCATACCGCCAACAGTTTCCATTAAACGATGTGACGGGCACTGCCTCGCCGGTTTATCATGTGTACCCGTGTCGAAAAGGCTGGTTGACGTTCATGTTCAAGTAAAACGTTTGAACCAAGTATATGGCCAGCCGATAATGATGTGCGGTGTCGTGAAAGTCGAGGAACATGACCAGTGCAG GTGTAAATGTCAACGGACGGCGAAGGATTGCAACGATCGACAAGATTACAATGTGGACAGTTGTAGCTGTGACTGCAAGAATGGAAATCAGGAAAAGGAGGATTGCGAACGTCAAATGGGAAAGACATGGAACGACGACGAATGCTCCTGCAATTGCAACGAATTGGAAGTCCTCTGTACGAATGGCCAATACTGGGACGAAAAACAGTGCAA ATGTGTTCAATGA
- the LOC124181498 gene encoding uncharacterized protein LOC124181498, with protein sequence MNSDSHTCLPEAAVIGDLPRDEGSDNIAESVDELRAKLSRMKRLMEARKGTTLGDLSARKKKETSDIIDGNFLSWIFGSALAVILSVSFYAFYNLYNAVLKKFPPRHSEL encoded by the exons ATGAATTCCGATTCCCACACCTGTTTGCCCGAGGCTGCTG TCATAGGCGACCTTCCCAGAGATGAGGGAAGCGACAACATTGCCGAATCTGTCGACGAGCTGCGAGCTAAGCTGAGCAGGATGAAACGTCTCATGGAGGCTCGCAAAGGAACTACTCTTGGTGACCTCAGTGCgcggaagaagaaggaaacaTCCGACATAATCGACGGGAACTTTTTATCCTGGATTTTCGGCTCCGCACTCGCCGTTATACTGAGCGTCAGCTTCTACGCGTTTTACAACCTCTACAACGCAGTACTAAAGAAGTTTCCTCCACGCCACTCGGAgctgtaa
- the LOC124181496 gene encoding CXXC motif containing zinc binding protein, with amino-acid sequence MVKVALQIKATLENIEELKTSGDDFRYYLKFTCGNCGEVSEKWNYVSQSESTPSKRGSGVNHFVSKCKLCSRENTMTIIEGSTQSYTAEDQGKFKTLAVFDCRGIEPAEFSARQGWVAKAIDGGKEFTDVDLSEGEWADYCEKIANPVGVYEIEHRFEKTK; translated from the coding sequence atggTAAAAGTGGCACTGCAAATTAAAGCGACGCTGGAGAATATAGAGGAACTGAAAACGTCGGGTGAtgattttcgttattatttgaaatttacatGCGGCAACTGCGGCGAAGTATCGGAGAAATGGAACTACGTATCGCAGTCGGAATCGACGCCGTCCAAGCGAGGAAGCGGCGTGAATCATTTCGTCAGCAAATGTAAACTGTGTTCGAGGGAGAATACCATGACGATTATCGAAGGCTCAACGCAGTCATACACCGCCGAGGATCAGGGAAAGTTCAAGACACTCGCTGTTTTCGACTGCCGCGGCATAGAGCCCGCCGAATTTTCAGCTCGTCAGGGATGGGTGGCTAAGGCTATCGACGGAGGCAAGGAATTTACAGACGTTGACCTCAGCGAGGGCGAATGGGCTGAttattgtgagaaaattgCTAATCCAGTCGGCGTTTACGAAATCGAGCACAGGTTCGAGAAGACCAAGTGA